TTGACAAATTGCCAATCATCTATGCcgaaattttttgaaaagatGAAAAGGAAAGTGGAGACGTTAAATGAACCATGGAAAAGAGTTtgttataaaacaaataaaattgttttgtAACACAAggaatgtttatttttttgaataataaaattcattttaaaccaataaaattgaatgaattatttgttatagaaatttaatttaggATAAAACTTTTACTGTTACAACTAAATAGGAAGTTGTTACTTCTCTTTTTTTAGTTGTATCTATGTCGATCAAACGATCAAAGGAAAAGGCGAAATCCGGTGGGGACAGATCAAACCGTGTTACCGGTttaagaaaggaaggaaaaggaAGCTTCCTTACGACAGGAAATTACCCGCACCAACTGTTGGCTTATACAGCTATTCAACGGCCCTCGCTAGCCGTTGCTAATTACACAAGTTcctccttccttcttttcctCAGAAGAACTGTCTTTAATCGTCGCACGATTCTAACTCGTAACCCTTCTATACACTGTCTAAAAAACCACTCTCAATTTTCAATCATCCCTAATTTCATCCTGACTCGTTATACAGCGTGATTTATGGAGGGTGATATTACTAATCAATTAAAAcaagaaacaaataaataaatcatttgaaTAGTATtatatttggaaaattttatatttttttgcaAATGCAACGAGTAGGtgaatcaattttataatatttaataattaaaacctatatttttttctcaatTACTTTTAATCCTaaatcgccattttccctggGAAAGTCTAATTTAATTGCAAGtatctttaaaaatttaagaGAGAACATACGCGATTACcaaacaatattaaattacccCTCGCATACTATTAGAATACTCAACGTAAAAAAGTATTTGaatgtaatttttgaaaagataATAACGAAGCTTTTGCGTCTTTGAAGCATAAGAGAGGGTGGTTACACGGTATAGGTTTACATCGTGCAAAACTCTCACCGTGTACCAGCTACGAGGTAACGAATCCTTAtgggaaaaaggaaaaaaactGTTCGGGCCGTTCTCTTTTATAAAGCGATTGATGTCTTGATTTTTCACCACGAAATTTCTACGGTATCCTGCAAGGTTGTCAGAGATCGAAGGAAACGAAAGTGATCCAAGAAATAATAACGAATAATCTTTCTCCGCGTTTGCTATGATTTAACTGTAAGtctctctccgtggtccgtCGCGCGAGGGTTCAGACAAAGAGTGTTCAGACAAGGAAAAAGATGAATTTTTCGTGGAAGAAAGTCGGTTAACCACGGGTGGTTCGGTGTGTCGCAGCCCGATGTAAGCAtcgtaaaagagaaagaaaagggttGCGTTCGGTCTTTGTTTTAGCATCGAATACTGTAATATATTCGCATTGTTCTCTGCAGCCGGTTTTTGCCCGAAGGCTAGCGGCGGCTTGCCCTGCAAAGGGGCAAAGATTCGTTGCGTCCCCGATGCAAAAGGAAAAgatattacatatttcttatttccttttctctccCTCCGCGTGATGCATCGACCGTTTGATTCACTTTATTAGGGGAATGGTAAGCGACGACCCGTGTGTATTCGCATGAAAATGTTAACACGCGCCTAACCCTCGACGGAGCGTGAATCATATTTATATCCTGGATTCCCGCCACCATCGAGATCAAAAACGCTTTTGAAAGGCCGCGGTAGCGCGAATTTCTTGTCAATTATGTATGCAAAACCGATTAGACTACCATGGATCAGTACAACGTCATAATCGAAATTTTACGACCTATTAACCGGGCAACAATGTATCGGAACACATGACCCGCTTCATgatattcaaaaaataatattactttcttatatattatgaaatttttatattttacaaatatttgagattataaataattttataaaacaaaaggaaggttaattaaacgaaaaatacAGATATTCTTCAgtcaaattctaaattaatactgcaattaaacattaaaatttaattttctatggttattcttttcaatttaatgtatttaaataaagcCATTGCATTTGTAAAAACGTCCTGAGATTTTCTACAAGACATTACGTAATACCAAGTATTCAAGTAGCAAGGGTTGTACGTACACAAAGGATTATgtgtattaataataattctacaagtgaaaggaaaatttcaacgttgaatatttcaatacgTGTTTCAGAAAGCTTAATGTAAGTGAAAGTagtttttaaaatgataaaagaatGCAACCGTTGATGCAACGCTACGAAATGCAGTCGCAATGCATTTGGTACGATTgcaacaaattaatttgcGTAGAGTTGTCGGCAGATTAAAGCAACGCCAATTCCTTTGATAAAGGGACTCTGTTATCACGATGCACGCAACAAAGGCCTTAGCGGAGTGCATTACAGTTGCAAGCCTTCACAGACCTTTTGTTACGCACGCCACGATAACAAACTCACCACATACACTCTCTCTAATCTACCGCTATCGCAACTTAATACCTAGGAGAAATTCACACCGAACGCGAGGCTTAAGGTGCGAATAGCAGGTACTTGGTATTACTTGGATTACGAGCACTTCTTCGTTTCATATCGCTTCGTTGCAACGCAACAGTAACCCATTAACAGCCAATGTTACGTTTATGCAACGTTTCATTTGCATTCTTCTCGTGacaatttattacatttatagTTTAATATAGTAACCTTTTTATACTGTATCaactataataaataaaattttctataattttgcaaaaaaataaaaaatcttatATATAAAAGTGGCATTATTTTACTGCTTGGGCCTCAACGAGCTAATCTCAAAAGGTGAGGCAATAATTTGACACgcatatttttaaacatttaattaacgtttgaacagcggagcctgggtcaatccGACCCAAATATTAGCccaaagttaaatgtataatttttatacgaaagagtttcatattgGAAGAATCATTATTAAAGAAACAatgtgaaatttaaaaaataaaaataatatgaaattaaattaaaacaggggctctcttcatggtccgtcgtccaagagttataataattgaatacTTCTAACGCtgataaataagaaaaattgaaatatttattatgagaataaaaaataactcTTTCGTATAAATATAGCAATGATACTGGTTCAATCCTTGGTGACAGATCTAGGTGCACAAAGAATTGGCAAAAAATTCCACAGACTAACAGAAGGTAACAGATAAGATACACAGTCGGTTCATACAACTGTAATAGTCATAAAGTGTACGATAAGTATGAATGAAAAAGAGGGTGCGATGTCCGAAATATCTAAACGGAACATGTAATTTAACCGGAGATAATATTTCTGAAACCGCCTTTAACGAGTTTTAtcgtttaaattttaattgcgaCTAAAATTACGATTTAACCGTGTtgaaaatgtaattcaaaTTTGGTCACGCTTGAACTGCAAATTACTCAGGAGCGTGACTAGTAATGATCATTTTCTAGGAACATGTAATATCACTCAAAAATCCATCAAATctactaataaaaaattgtatccGCGAAAGAAAAACTACAGGAAGAAATCATTGAGTTAACAAGAATAAAATCCTAATCTTATCAGTGAACATACGCATAATACACTGCTTGTGTTCTTTATTGTATAAAGGGAGTGATACGTATCTTGCTTTCACGAAACGCGTTGAACTTGAAGATAAATGAAGATAAACGATTACTCTTGAATTAGTGACGCGATTGGGAGAAAGTTTCAATATTGACAAATATTGGAAAATGTACCTATAATTCATCTGGATCTATTCATAAggattgtaattgtaattagaTTGATAAATAAAAGGGTATTAACGGTGCCTAACAAtaagtaccgtgcgtcgccgactctccggacgaaattttattataaggAAACAGTGCGAAAATTgaattagaaagaaaaattttcaaattcctattttttattagtttggtaaaataaaaatccaaAATTTAAAGCGCCAATACTCATTTGAAAtgcataataaaatatgaataataacagCAAAACGTTTTTTCGTATTATCAGTAAttagagaaattaataaaGTGCATACATTTTAATACCGAATGCTTTTCCTACAAATTAGTCAAATTCGGCACGCTTCAATTAGCAGAAGAACATAGAATTCGTTACAACGAAAGTTCATTAGATGTCTCTAAGGCGATTTTTCACCGCTAATATCCGCCGTGGTCAATGAGTAGCGGCGTTTCAAAGAAGGAATCACGATAAATCAACGTCAAACAGGCGATTTCACGAACGAAACAATTATGTTTCTTAATTCGAGTCTGCTTGTTCGTTTGTGTGCAAATTACGCCAATGGGACATACACAAGCAGCAGATTGTTAAAAGAAATCGTAGGCTACCGGGTCATAGGCGATTACTACCGCGTAATTATTCTTCGAATTTCTACTCGTAAAAACTGAGTACCGACAGCACggctaaataaaaaaaaaaaataaataagcatCGTCTAATTATAGGTTTCGATACGCCTCATGATATTTCGTAGcgaatatttttgtttcgCAGTCGCCTCGTTAATCGTCTAGCATGGCGTGCATCATTATTATTCAATCAAGGCAAAACCACATTTAggacaaaaatatttttgtttcgttATTTCACGAAATATAACCGCTGCTTTCAATTCGCGGCAATTTTTATCGACCGTCGATTCGTACGGGTTAATAAAAAGTTGGAGGCACAGGTCGCATTACCTACTCGTCTATAATTTCGCGGCATTGAAAACGCGCCATTGTTGATTTTCGTCCTAACGTTGAACTTGgaaatttgatatttaaaatttgaaatttgaaagttGCAAACTCGAGTATCCAGCGATACTACACGATAACCAAAGAACACGACTCCAGAGGTGTATAACATACATTCCGCTCTTTGCCGAGATTGAATACAATCCCCTGGGAGAAACTTTATGTACCGTTTAAACGTGAAACTTATTTATCTTCTATCACGTTTTTTCTCACGTTTTCATAACAGATAACAAGGTCAATGAAATAATCAGAAACTGTATTATAATTACACTCATAATCATTATTAAAGAAAAGTGTAattatatgtttattcaatCTGAATATTTTGATATCCGATATAGAAATTATTCATGCAGTAATTGTAACTCATGTTTCatacaatatttttgtaattaaagaGTTATAGAATGTAATTTGAAGTCAATTtctgatataaaaatattatatgatAATATTAGATGATAAATGAATTAGTGCAAATAATAGAGGCTACATACCTTGACAAAAGAGTGGAATTTCACTTTACTGGGAGAAACTGGTGGACTACTGGGTGGTCGTTGGTTCCCCTGTGCCTGAAGAAGATTCTGTACCTCTAATAAATATCCTTTCCTGGCGTATCTGCTTTTGGGACTTGTTTGGATGTTTCCTTCCATCTTTGATTTTTTGATTAACTTCAAGTTCTCTTTAACATTCTGCCTGAGTATTATATGGGTCAGTCTTTTCGTATTAGCTCTAGAGTCATTAATACAAATCCTCCTCCACGTCTTGGATACCATACTGATTGAGCAAAGATCCTGCGGTCCAAGGTAAGATAATATCTTTGAAACTATCCTCCAGTGATTGCTTTTCTCTCCAAGAAGCGCCAATATATCAACTGTTTCTCTACCAGTATAGTCTGGTGTGGCCCTTGTACGGTATAATGCAACAGATATGGCACGATGACTGAAGTCCAACCTCTTTGGCTTAATTTCGGCAATGGCAGAAAGATCCTTAATAGAGAGCTTGCTTAATTTCTGATTGTCCGCCGAACTAATCGTGGGACTAGCTTTCCGACAGGTTGGCGAAATAACGATACGCGGAGTCGGTGGTGGTGTTTTTCGTCTAGGCGAAGTGGTTACCTGGGGTGTGCTTTGAGGCACGTTGACTAGCTTCATTTCCATATCTTTCTCAATGGGCTCGGAGGCTATGAACGGAGAAGGCACCGCCGGTGACGGGGGTGGCGAAAGAAGTTGCAATCTCGTCGAAGCTGGCGTGATGGGAACTGTCGTCTTGTAACTTCGACGGGTTCTACGCCGAAATCCATCCTCGAATTCATGGCACTCCGTACTACTTTGATTAGTTAATTCCGAACTCGATTGTTCGATACTTAAACTCGGTCGATCATCGCTGAAACTTGATGTCTCCTGAGAGAAACTTTCCCTTTCGGAACTCTCCGGCGCGGTATACTCGAATTCCGACGTATTTAAGAGGTAATTCAATTTTGATCGATGCCTCTGAGCCCGTTCTGACTGAAGCGGGTCTACGCGAACTCTGGGATGCCTTTTCGACGATATACATGATACTCGAGATCTGTATCCAGAAAGTATCGGCGTGTACGCACCGGAACGAGGAGTAAGAGTCAAATAACCACTATCAACACTGTCATGGGAACTATGCTTGCTATTTCGAAGTGACATTGCGTGTCAAACGTTCGGAACTACGCGACAAACAGAATCGTACAAACTAGAAACATTAAAACTTCGCAACGCACGCATCCGAAGCAACATTCGCGGGAAACACACGCACGCGGACATCAAATCACCCTCTGCCTGTCTTACGGTGTGACTACTTCGAAACTTTGAAATCTGTTTATTCGTTGTCCCACTACAGTTCCCTTGGCGATTGCCTAACCAATAGACTGCTACCTTTTATCCCGCCATCGTTACCAAGAGCTGCCATTGGTCGGAAACTTTCGGCATGCAGCGATACTACTGCCTCTGGTGGCCGTTTCTAGATTTATTGAATTCTGTTGTTGGGGAGACCTTCCCAATGCCCGGTTTCTCTTTCATAGCGCGCTCGCAGAAACATATTGAAAATTCTGAGTTTATATCCTTGTTAATTTTTGCCAGATTTTTCTCAAACGAATAACTGTTTTAATAACATtcaaaacaaaatatttgccGTCAAATCTCGCCTAACTTGTTGACAATATTTACTGATTCGAgacatttatatttaataattgtaaaatcatcagaatgcataaaatattatatattttgtagaAAAGTTTTGTTATTGCACCAAGCTTCAGATAACTGTCGGTAAGATAGGACCCGATGCTGGGCAAGTAACAGAGAAAACCGTTATGCTCCGATTCAGGccaaattttgcaattaagCTCCATTTTGCACAAAGAAATATCTGTGAAAATGGATTTTGGCGATTCGAGAAAAATTTGGTTACCATTTTGATGTCATTCCCTACCTTGCCGACACAGAGCAGTGTAATTGGCGAATTGTTCCAAacacataataataataaactaaCCCAACCTAAGTACTCAGACTGTATTTCCATGTAGACAGTATACAACCTAATCCAACATATTTTTACTGAAGAATCGACTGTTGGGAAGGTAGGTAATAACATCAAAATggtaaacaaattttttttgaaTCGCCAAAAATCGCCAGATGTTTCCTTTCGCAAAAAGGAGTTTATATGCAAAATTTGATTTAAATCAGAGCATAACGGTTTTACAAAGAGTTCTTTGTAACCTGTTTCGTATGTCGGTAAAATAGGAAACAACATTCCTTCAAAAATATCGTTTATTACAGATAGaagtcaatatggcgtcaaaACAACCTTCTGAAGGCATAATCACGAGAACAATCATCAAATCAGCCACATAGATATTCACGCAATTAGCGGTGGCGATAAGAATTTTGCGATATCGTTCGATTTTTGTAGGTacgtaatattacattattaacTATACTCTCATGTTTTAAATCTTGTTCTTTTTTGCCGAAATCGATATCCCGTATATGAAATGCAAAACTATAATCTTACGTCGTATAAACAAACCAAAGAATATATCCCATTATTCGTCTAAACTGAATatgcatttatattaattaattaattcttgtTGTTTGAGAAAAAGAGATTATGTATGATTTTTTAGCATACATCTAGCAATAATCAAACGCAAAAGCAGTATGCTATAGAaggaataatataaaattgggaagataattaatttaatataaggTAATTggatcaaaataaaaattcattttatatttgctACATCGCAATCGAAGTGAGCATTTCCAACTTTAGTATTACCTTGAACCCCTTTGAGTAGAGTCACGAAATAGTCAACAAAGCAGTGCCGGCCCTGGATCTAGGCAGACTAGGTGGCCGCCTAGGGCCCCCATAAGTcgattttgcgtctaagaatgcaagaagagtaatgtttacttgaatattaatcgatgtaaatgcaaatctaaattagttatacaagatttaatgttaattttataaattttatttgaggttCTTTTTTTCATGCCATATGCAATGTGGACTCCCGAAATCTCAGGACCGGCCCTGCAATAAAGTTACAGATACAAACAAAATCCATTTCAATTGAAGTTACTTTACGTAAACTACATCTATTGCTTTTATTGATAAATGGCGGcatcaataaaaattgatactGTTATTTTTGTGTTTCACTTTAGAGGGTCTTacaggggggggggggctgaatttttatttcgatcCAATTTGCCGTGGTCTACCCTATTTACCTAATAGGTAACAAGAATACCTATAGATAACAAATACGCGCAGATAACAAAATGCTTACATAATGGATCATTCAGTTTTTTGTGCGCTGACCTAAGTTCAAATTTACGGGCTTATAAGCTTATAGTCAGTACCTCACACAATATATTGTTCTGGTGCGGAGGATCTAACGACCCAAGTCCGAATTGATTGTAGAGGCTTCTGGCGGGGAATCTGAGAAACTTAGTATCATTGGGCGCtcctattatttatatttttttctattgaGCGGCGGACatcttgaataatttcttattctAACAATAGGTTGATGGGAATAACTGAACAGTTATTATGGTTATTATGAATATTTGAATAGTTACTTGAATTTGAACAACTGATtagatttcttttatttcaggCAATAAAATAAGGCTGAACATAATTTGCACAATTTAATATTGAACTATTTTcctgaaataaatttgaattatcTACCTGTTGAAtcatttaaatggaattggtTCAGTTGGTCCCAGGGCCGAATTAAGGTTCCTGGAGCCTGGGGTTATTAAACCTTCGAGGGATGATAAACTTGATTtatgaattgaaatttattttaaaatttaattgtaaagaaaaaaggcaacaataaacaaaatttcattcaatatttttcgaCATAATAAATGGAAGGCTTTGTAAACCTAATCTAACCATAAATGCATAATCGCGCAATTATTGTATGACTAAGCCACTGCGCTAATAAGATATCACTGTACAGACGTATTGAACTGTAGTCTGTTCAATGTACAGACCGAAAGAAGGAGAAACCAGCGAACAGGAAGGAAAAGGTCTATATAAGGAAGAAATGACCGTGTCGACTCTTTGTATGTTCAAGGAGCATAGTTTGAACGAGGCACTTTATCGAGATGAATCAGTGGTGTGGAAAAATAGCTGCTGTGACCGGCGCCAGTTCCGGAATCGGCAAAGCCACCAGTATAGCTTTACTGAAGCACGGTGTGAACGTGGTTGGGCTGGCAAGAAGATTGGAAATTATGAAGAAGATACCGAACGAAGTGGAAGGTATGAAGGGTAAATTTTATCCGATTCAATGCGACCTTACCAAGGAACAGGATATCATAGAAGCGTTCAAATTCATCGAGACGCTCGGCGGCGCCGACATTTTGGTGAACAACGCCGGCTTAGGATACATGGAAAGCATCACAGGTAGCGTTCCTTAAAGGGTTCCTGCGTCGGTACTGTAGAAATGACAAACAATGCAAAGGaacgtttcttttatttcatttagaGTCTTCCACGGAACACATGAAAAACGTGCTGAACTTAAATGTATTAGCCTCAGCAATTTGTGCGCGGGAAATTACACAGTCAATGAGAAAACGCAAGGCAAGAGGTCAAATTATTAACATAAACAGGTAATTTGAAAATACGAGGTGAGACGTCTAAAAGAGACCACCCGAATAAGCTAATCTAACAATAAGCTAAGAATAATAGTTTGTGATACTTTATctgattcaaatttaaaatacatagGAATTAAGATGATATAACGTGAAAGGCATTGAATTAATTCTCATTTTATCTTGTTCAATGATTACTAATCGAAGGTTTCTCCTCGACAGTGTTCTTGGACACAATGCAGCGCTGATACCTAAATCATGTAACCTTTACGAAACGAGCAAATATGCGATAACTGGGATGTCGGAAACGTTAAGGAAAGACATGCAACAATCAAAAGCGCCGATTAAAGTAACGGTAAGATGGATCCTTTTTTCTTTAGGGAAGAGTAAAGACGCGGGCTAAAAAGTCGTAGCTTTTATTCGGGTGAATGCAATGATCCCGAGTATTCGGTAGTCAAAAGTTGAAGTGGCAAGCCGCCCCTCTAGAAAGATCGGTGAGCAGTGGATAAAACTGTAGGATGCCGGCGGAAAAATTatggcgtttcgtctcggaaACCGTTCACTAGAACTCGGCAGTAGGGCTGATATGGACGGTCCCTGCCCCAGACGCTTGGGTTCTATATTCATagattttatatatttttaaacatttttgtaatagtttaaataatatagaCAAAACCACGGCAAAAAATAAAGGCAACTACAAGTTTTTGTTGTTTCAGAGCTTATCGCCTGGAGTAGTGAAGACAGATCTTTCGCTTCTCCAGGAAGCTGGTGGTGAACAATTTTTCGATGCAATATCACACTTACATAGTGAAGATATTGCCGAGGGCATCATATATGTCCTTACTACACCACCGCATGTACAGGTAAGccaaattttcattaaacaaTTTTGTTTCGCATTTCTTCTTATCATTCTCTAATTGTAGGGTTTTAGGGACCCTgtcatatacagggtgataaAAAAAGGGATCAGAGTTTTCGTTGTGGGTAGACATGGGTTTTCATTTCACGAATACTATTTACTCCGAAAGTTCTGAATCCTTTACATTAcaataatgaacatttaaataGATGTTTTCGCTTTAGTCCTCTTTTATACCTAAAGAATAAAAACTTAGTTTCAAccgaaaatatttatttattcattttcaggTGAACGAATTGACAATTACAGCTTTGCACAGTGGAATTATTGCTCCTGATAAAATGGAACTATGACTTTTGTAATATTGATGTatgatcattttttttataatgtatagtaaaattaatatgaaatgTGTTATTTACCACCTATATTAATAAAGCATGGTATTTAACTCAATTCTGTTCCTTCGTTTATATAATTCCTACTTCTACACTACCAATCAAGTCAGGCTTCTCTGGGAAATATAGCAGTCTAAATGAAACgggaattttcaaaattttaattttaacaatattaatattggaagtgatttagaaacaaaatgaTATCATTTCTAATTCTTAAATATTGTAACCAACCCGCATTTTCACGCGCGGCGCACTGCCGCCTTCGGGAAGCCATCGCTAGAAGGACTCCGCCGAGACCGCGTTTCTCGCTAATAATGCCGACAGTATACGCTCACTGACGCTCACTGAGGCGACCCGTGACTCTATGAGCGTTCGGTCTAATGGCGGTCTACTAGCTACACGAGTCAAAGGAGGCAAGAGAGTGGGAGGCCTCGCGAGAATGGACTGTTGGCATAGGATCGCGTGATTTCCAATATAAATAACGGCCCGCGAAGCCCCAAAGGTGGAAGCGTTGTTAATCCGAAGattgttattgtattatgttaatCTCTTCACTGCTAAATATTCTCCGACAACACGTTTCGGATTATTATTTGCCTGGTTAATTCAGGTCTCAGACATGtgatttattgtaaatatctCTAGTATGTCTTTTAATATGGCCCATCAGATCTTACATTTTGTTTAGGGTTAACAGGAGCGACGGCCCAAAAGATTCCAATTTTTCTCAAAAAACGCCCTATGCCGCAATCGGTACACTTCTCTTGAATATAGATATCACATACTTGTGATGAATTTCTCTTAGAATTGTGTTCGAAAGATGTGAATTacttttttgtatttcactGTTACTCCGCTGGAGATGCTACTATCACTGCTGTTGGCTCTTAACCTTTTAACTACGGTACGCTACTATAATAGCTCACTTGTTTATCTCGTGTTTCAAACTTTGCACATTATGTATATGCAtggaaacatttttatatatgaAGTATAAAAATAGAACTAGAATAGAAATAGAATTTCACGCCAGTTTCTTATTTTCGTCTAACTGAGGAGCAGAAGGAAGATCAAATTTTCGCTGTGTCCCATCATTAGTTAACATGAATACACATGTACTGTCCAAGTATTGACATTATACCAATTTAGTATTGGGACCAATGAAGTTGGTTTAaccaatttttaataattaagataAGAGACGACGAAACCGATTCCCCACACGACCACACCAAGCAGTAATCCGTAGGAGTTTTGTTAAACTTGAATAGCGCTGAACGAGGTCTCGTACAACAGAAGTGCAATTTATGGTGATAGTAGAGCACTTGACATTACGTTCTTCGAGATCaacattttctttaaattgttGCAATGTTCGACGTGCCATGTATGAAGTATTGGCCAGACCATACATTACAATATAGGGTTGAAAGCTATCCGATACGTTGGCGTCATTTTCTCTCCATAAAGTTTGCTGCAGAGGTCGGCCATCTTCTTTATCTCGCATTTGATGGTATATTGCCTCAATGTCCGTGGAGACTGCATTCGCGTACCATCTCCAGCGAACGAGAATGTTCGTAAGATTCATCCGCAGTTTAGGACCCCTGTTAAGGAGGACTCCCAAATGTGATTCTTTCGATATAGGTTGCTGGTCACAAGTCATTGCTTTTTCTAGCGATTTGTAATCGGGCGAGTATTGCAGTTCATGTACAGAAGATTCGTCCAAACGAACCGACTCCATGAGAGTCGCGTCGATGGGACCA
This region of Osmia bicornis bicornis chromosome 5, iOsmBic2.1, whole genome shotgun sequence genomic DNA includes:
- the LOC114880109 gene encoding uncharacterized protein LOC114880109; this encodes MSLRNSKHSSHDSVDSGYLTLTPRSGAYTPILSGYRSRVSCISSKRHPRVRVDPLQSERAQRHRSKLNYLLNTSEFEYTAPESSERESFSQETSSFSDDRPSLSIEQSSSELTNQSSTECHEFEDGFRRRTRRSYKTTVPITPASTRLQLLSPPPSPAVPSPFIASEPIEKDMEMKLVNVPQSTPQVTTSPRRKTPPPTPRIVISPTCRKASPTISSADNQKLSKLSIKDLSAIAEIKPKRLDFSHRAISVALYRTRATPDYTGRETVDILALLGEKSNHWRIVSKILSYLGPQDLCSISMVSKTWRRICINDSRANTKRLTHIILRQNVKENLKLIKKSKMEGNIQTSPKSRYARKGYLLEVQNLLQAQGNQRPPSSPPVSPSKVKFHSFVKASRTLAPWEHLLPCPKCSFPCHVDGEKNVGTCSRQGCSMEFCTFCSSRPHTGPCKTPLLATPTKRNKRLVVGSRQSKRNLRRL
- the LOC114880110 gene encoding farnesol dehydrogenase-like, whose protein sequence is MNQWCGKIAAVTGASSGIGKATSIALLKHGVNVVGLARRLEIMKKIPNEVEGMKGKFYPIQCDLTKEQDIIEAFKFIETLGGADILVNNAGLGYMESITESSTEHMKNVLNLNVLASAICAREITQSMRKRKARGQIININSVLGHNAALIPKSCNLYETSKYAITGMSETLRKDMQQSKAPIKVTSLSPGVVKTDLSLLQEAGGEQFFDAISHLHSEDIAEGIIYVLTTPPHVQVNELTITALHSGIIAPDKMEL